The genomic window CGAGATCCAGAACATCCAGATCCGTCCGCTCCCGCAGTTTCAGGAGCATTCCGCTTAGCAAACGGCTCTGCATCGCGGCGGGATGCTCGGCGGTTTCCGCGTCGATGGCTTCTCTTGCCGGGATCAGCACCGCGATCAGGTGCGCGTCGCGCCCCTCGACTTCATTTCGCAACCACATGAGCTGGTCCGCAATCATCACCGTGGCGTGTTCCTCCGCTTGATGCCGTGCGCCATCGGTGGAAGCGTTCGCTCTTGCGGCGCTCCTGGCCAGCAGGAAACGCGTCGCGGTCGTTCGGATCAGACTCAGAAGCTGGGAGTGTTGCGAGAGTGCGAAATAGCCGGGTATCGAGCTGACCAGGCTTCGCAGACTCGAGATTTCCCGATCGGCCTGGCGCTGGCTTTCGAGGGATCGCGGCTGCACGGAATTCCCCGTCTTCTCGAAGCGATGGGTCGAGATTTCGTCATCGATGTCATTGGCATAGAGCGTAACGACGACGATATCGGGCTGGAATCCGCTCAGCGTTCGCTGGTACCAGAGTGCCTGATCTCCGAGGCCGGTCCCGTGAACACCGGCATTGATCACCTCGAAGTTCTGCTGCGGCCAGGCGGATTGCAGCGCGGCTTCCAGTAAGTAGGGGTACGTCTCGTGATCCTCGACTCCGGTCGAGAACGTGAAGCTGTCGCCCAGAGCGACGATCCGAATCGTCTCGGGCGGGGGAATGCGTTCGTAGGTCTTCGTCGAGCGAAAGCGCTGTTCGTTCACAGTGGCGTGAACGTCGAATTCGCCCGGCGAGAAGTAGCGAACGCGGACCCCGGGTACGAGCAGGGTGACTCCATCGACACTTTCGCGGATCGGAGGCGTTAGCGGCTGTGGCAATACGATGCGGACGATTGCTTCTGCACCGATCAGCGAGAGAGTCAGGGCCAGCGCAGCCAGTGCGATCAGCGCCAGCCAGCTCGGTCGCCGCGTTGCCGCGACTGAGCTGGGAGGGGAGGTGAATGGGTCTTCCCGAGGCGCCATCCAGCAATGCATAGGGGCGCGAGCCAACTGGGGCAAGCAGGGTTCGAATTCCCGTTCTCGGCAAGCCGTATTGCCCAGCCAGGGCCGGGGTGTATGCTCGTACCTGCGCTTTCTTTTTCGCAGGATGGACCGATAAGAGCCCCATGACCGACACCGCCATTTCTCAACGCGCCCTGGTCGCCACCGCGCACTATATCGTCAGTCCGATCTACGATTGGCTGCTGTTTCTTCTGCCCCCGTTCATGGCGCTGGGTGTCGGTGCGCTGATTTCGGAGACCTGGTTCTCGGATGACCAGATCCAGCTCTGGGGTTCCAACTACTACCCGGCGGCTCTGTTCATCGGTGTGATGACACACGCGCACATTTTCGCCGTCTTTTTTCGCAGCCACGGCAACCCGCAGATCTTCAACCAGTTCAGGAACCGCTTCCTGGTGGTTCCTCTCGTGCTCTACCTCGCCATGGTGTCATCGAGCTGGGTCATCATTTCGGTGTCGGTGCTGGCCACGTTCTGGGATGTATACCACTCGGCTCTGCAGACCTTCGGTTTCGCTCGCATCTACGATACCAAGCTCGGTGGTGACCCGACTGTGGGGCGCAGGCTCGATTGGTGGATGAACCAACTACTCTACGCCGGGCCGATGCTCGCCGGCGTCACGATGATCGATCATTTCGAAGACTTTCAGGAATTCGAAGATGTGGGCGCAGTGTTTTTCACCTCGATTCCGGCCTTCATGGAGGGGAATCAGCAATTCGTCACATGGGCGGTGATTGCTCTAGGTGCGTCCTTCATCGTCTACTACGTCTTCGCCCAGCTCCAACTGCGCAACCAGGGGCATCAGATCTCCATGCAGAAGGTCTTCCTTCTGGCGTCGACTGGCGTGGTCTCGATCTTCAGCTGGGGATTCAACACCTGGGGTGAAGCCTTCTTCGTCATGAACTTCTTCCACTCGCTGCAGTACTTCGGCATCGTGTGGATCCAGGAGAAGGGCAATATGACGAAGCTGTTTCGCTTCGACGGCCTCGCTCCTGCACTCGGCAAGGTCTTGACCCTGTTCGTGTTTCTCGCGGTGGCCGTGAGCTACGGCGTGTTCGTCGAAATCGAGTCGTTTGGCCTGGATTCGGTCTGGGCAATCACCCTCGTCGTTTCGTGCATGCATTTCTGGTACGACGGCTTCATCTGGTCCGTGCAGAAACATCACGTCTGAGCTGTTTCAGATGTCGTGACCCACACGGGGTCGCGCCCAGGTTGCCACAGCAACGATCCTCCGGATCGTCCCGGGGTGCGCTACGAGATCGCGATTCGCTGTTCAGATCCGAATCGAACCGGCCTGTACCTCGGCGTATTTCTCAGGAGTGAGCGGTACGTAGGTCTTTCCCTGATCGTCGCGCAGATAGAGCGGATCCTTCACGGCGCCTGGATCGTAGCCTTCCTTCTGCAGATCGACCTTGCGCAGCTTGAAGGTTCCCGTCACCTCGAAGTCCGTCTGCAAGCGCACGAAGATCGGCGCCGCGTAGGCGGGCAGGGTGTCGGCGATGTGTGCGAAGAGCGCAGCTCCATCGAAACTGGAGGCGCTCTCGAGTCCGATCGAAGCCATACCGGCGCGGCCATCTGCTCCCGGAACATCGACGCCATACACATTGATCATCTGGACACCCGGGAAAGCCGAGATCGACTCCGCGACCTCTTGCGTTGACACGTTCTCGCCTTTCCAGCGGAATGTATCGCCGATCCGGTCGACGAAGTAGTAGTAGCCCTGCGCATCGCGCTTGAGCAGATCGCCGCTGCGGAAAAACGTATCGCCCGACTTCAACACGTCGCGTAGGATCTTCTTTTCGGTGGCTTCCTTCGACGTGTAGCCTTCGAAACGGCCAGACGCAGTGTCCGCCGATTGAGGAATCTCGGCGACCAGTTCTCCAACCTCTCCATCGGCGCACGGGAAGCAGATTCCCTGATCGTCGCGCGGGTGTTCGTCGTTTTCGACGTCGTACTTGATGATCAGCGGGGCGGGGACGATCGGTGGCACCTTTCCGACTGCGCCGACCTTGCCGTCAAAGTTCACGATCGCCGTATTGCCCTCGGTGGCGCCGTAGAACTCGACGATCTTCGGAATCGCGAAGCGCGACTGGAACTCTTCCCAGATCTCGGGTCGCAGTCCGTTGCCGATCGCGAACTTGACGCGATGACTGCTCTCCTTGGCGTGCGGCTTTGCGTTGAGCAGGTAGCGGCAGAACTCGCCGATGTATTGAAAAGCCGTTACTCCGAACAGGTCCACGTCTTCCCAGAACTCGCTCGCGCTGAAGCGACGACGCAGGGCGATCGTGGCACCGGCATTGATGGCGCTCATGGTCGCCATCGCTCCACCGGCGCTGTGGTACAGCGGAAGCGCGATGTACATGACGTCGCTTCGGTTCAGTCCCGAGATCAACGCGGCACTGCCGGTGAGGAGGAACTTCAAATGGCTCATCACGGCTGCCTTCGGCAGACCCGTGGTTCCCGAGGTGTAGATGTAGACGTGTGCATCGCCGGCGGTGGCCCCCGCTCGAACGCTCTTGTCCGGGTTTTCCCTGGACATCGATGCCAGTGCGGCTCCGATGTCCTGTGCACCTTCGGGAATCTCGGGGCTCGGGTCGGCCGGGTCGATCCTGACGTAGACCGTGAGGCCCGCCCGTACATCTGGATCCAGGGTCGCGATGTTCTCGAGGCACTCCGAACCCACGATGATCTTGCGAGTCTTGGCCGCGTCGATCGCGTGTGCGAGTGCGCGTCCCGTCAGATTGGTGTTGATCAGTGCCGTGGTCGCGCCGATCTTCGAGATTCCGCCCCAGGTCGAGATGTACTCCGGCCGATTCAGCATCAGCAGAGCGATCACATCGCCCGACGCCAT from bacterium includes these protein-coding regions:
- a CDS encoding long-chain-acyl-CoA synthetase — encoded protein: MLERLMTNYRMIRYGLPLARLKPSSPLTIADKIEEQASRRGDHPFIVFEDRRVSYREANEDANQVAHWATSIGMASGDVIALLMLNRPEYISTWGGISKIGATTALINTNLTGRALAHAIDAAKTRKIIVGSECLENIATLDPDVRAGLTVYVRIDPADPSPEIPEGAQDIGAALASMSRENPDKSVRAGATAGDAHVYIYTSGTTGLPKAAVMSHLKFLLTGSAALISGLNRSDVMYIALPLYHSAGGAMATMSAINAGATIALRRRFSASEFWEDVDLFGVTAFQYIGEFCRYLLNAKPHAKESSHRVKFAIGNGLRPEIWEEFQSRFAIPKIVEFYGATEGNTAIVNFDGKVGAVGKVPPIVPAPLIIKYDVENDEHPRDDQGICFPCADGEVGELVAEIPQSADTASGRFEGYTSKEATEKKILRDVLKSGDTFFRSGDLLKRDAQGYYYFVDRIGDTFRWKGENVSTQEVAESISAFPGVQMINVYGVDVPGADGRAGMASIGLESASSFDGAALFAHIADTLPAYAAPIFVRLQTDFEVTGTFKLRKVDLQKEGYDPGAVKDPLYLRDDQGKTYVPLTPEKYAEVQAGSIRI